One genomic window of Limanda limanda chromosome 16, fLimLim1.1, whole genome shotgun sequence includes the following:
- the desma gene encoding desmin a isoform X5 gives MSKSYASSAQSASSYRRTFGSGVGSTPMSSHFSSGGGGGRSSSSHMSSRIYEAKSSAMPSYSSYRVSSGAGGAGYGSSAAVRTYSGEKLDFNLADAMNQDFLNTRTNEKAELQHLNDRFASFIEKVRFLEQQNGALTVEIEQLRGREGPGRVSEMYEEEMRELRRQIEAISNQRARVEVERDNLADDLQKVKMRLQEEVHQKEEAESNLSAFRADVDNATLARLDLERRIESLQEEIAFLKKIHEEEIHELQGHMQETQVQVQMDMSKPDLTAALRDIRMQYEGIAAKNISEAEEWYKSKVTDLSQAVNKNNDALRQSKQESMEYRHQIQSYTCEIDSLKGTMRDMEDRMGREATGFQDTITRLEEDINKMKDDMARHLREYQDLLNVKMALDIEIATYRKLLEGEESRITTSGPVQTSYSTIGFRETSPESQKQRSSEVHSKKTVLIKTIETRDGEVVSESTQHQQDIM, from the exons ATGAGCAAGTCCTACGCCTCATCAGCCCAGTCGGCCTCCTCGTACCGCCGCACCTTCGGCTCTGGCGTCGGTTCAACCCCGATGTCTTCCCACTTctcctctggaggaggaggaggccgcaGCTCTTCAAGCCACATGTCAAGCAGAATCTACGAGGCCAAGAGCTCCGCCATGCCCTCTTATTCCAGCTACAGGGTGTCCTCCGGTGCTGGAGGGGCAGGGTACGGCTCCTCCGCCGCCGTGCGCACCTACTCCGGCGAGAAACTCGACTTCAACCTGGCCGACGCCATGAACCAGGACTTCCTCAACACAAGGACCAACGAGAAGGCCGAGCTCCAGCACCTCAACGACCGCTTTGCCAGCTTCATCGAGAAGGTGCGTTTCCTGGAGCAGCAGAATGGGGCCCTGACGGTGGAGATCGAGCAGCTGAGGGGCCGCGAGGGGCCCGGGCGCGTGTCCGAGATGTACGAGGAGGAAATGAGGGAGCTGAGGAGGCAGATAGAGGCCATCTCCAACCAGCGCGCCcgagtggaggtggagagagacaacCTGGCTGATGACCTGCAGAAAGTGAAGATGAG ACTGCAGGAGGAGGTTCATCAGAAGGAAGAGGCTGAGAGCAACCTGTCTGCCTTCAGAGCC GATGTAGACAATGCTACTCTGGCCAGGCTGGACCTGGAGAGACGCATTgagagtctgcaggaggagatcGCCTTCCTCAAGAAGATCCATGAGGAG GAAATCCATGAGCTGCAGGGCCACATGCAGGAGacccaggtccaggtccagatGGACATGTCCAAGCCCGACCTGACCGCTGCTCTGAGGGACATCCGCATGCAGTACGAGGGCATCGCCGCCAAGAACATCTCAGAGGCTGAGGAATGGTACAAGTCTAAG GTGACTGATTTGAGCCAGGCTGTGAACAAGAACAACGATGCTCTGCGTCAGTCCAAACAGGAGAGCATGGAGTACAGACACCAGATCCAGTCCTACACCTGCGAGATCGACTCACTGAAGGGCACC ATGAGAGATATGGAGGATCGCATGGGCCGTGAAGCCACTGGTTTCCAGGATACCATCACAAGGCTGGAGGAAGACATCAACAAGATGAAG GATGATATGGCTCGCCACCTGAGAGAGTACCAGGACCTCCTCAACGTGAAGATGGCCCTTGATATTGAAATTGCCACCtacaggaagctgctggagggagaggagagcag GATCACCACCTCTGGACCCGTCCAGACTTCTTATTCCACCATTGGATTCAGAG AGACCAGTCCTGAGTCCCAGAAACAACGCTCATCAGAGGTTCACTCCAAGAAAACTGTTCTCATCAAGACCATTGAGACCCGCGACGGAGAG GTGGTCAGCGAGTCCACACAGCACCAGCAAGACATCATGTAA
- the desma gene encoding desmin a isoform X6 has translation MSKSYASSAQSASSYRRTFGSGVGSTPMSSHFSSGGGGGRSSSSHMSSRIYEAKSSAMPSYSSYRVSSGAGGAGYGSSAAVRTYSGEKLDFNLADAMNQDFLNTRTNEKAELQHLNDRFASFIEKVRFLEQQNGALTVEIEQLRGREGPGRVSEMYEEEMRELRRQIEAISNQRARVEVERDNLADDLQKVKMRLQEEVHQKEEAESNLSAFRADVDNATLARLDLERRIESLQEEIAFLKKIHEEEIHELQGHMQETQVQVQMDMSKPDLTAALRDIRMQYEGIAAKNISEAEEWYKSKVTDLSQAVNKNNDALRQSKQESMEYRHQIQSYTCEIDSLKGTDTITRLEEDINKMKDDMARHLREYQDLLNVKMALDIEIATYRKLLEGEESRITTSGPVQTSYSTIGFRETSPESQKQRSSEVHSKKTVLIKTIETRDGEVVSESTQHQQDIM, from the exons ATGAGCAAGTCCTACGCCTCATCAGCCCAGTCGGCCTCCTCGTACCGCCGCACCTTCGGCTCTGGCGTCGGTTCAACCCCGATGTCTTCCCACTTctcctctggaggaggaggaggccgcaGCTCTTCAAGCCACATGTCAAGCAGAATCTACGAGGCCAAGAGCTCCGCCATGCCCTCTTATTCCAGCTACAGGGTGTCCTCCGGTGCTGGAGGGGCAGGGTACGGCTCCTCCGCCGCCGTGCGCACCTACTCCGGCGAGAAACTCGACTTCAACCTGGCCGACGCCATGAACCAGGACTTCCTCAACACAAGGACCAACGAGAAGGCCGAGCTCCAGCACCTCAACGACCGCTTTGCCAGCTTCATCGAGAAGGTGCGTTTCCTGGAGCAGCAGAATGGGGCCCTGACGGTGGAGATCGAGCAGCTGAGGGGCCGCGAGGGGCCCGGGCGCGTGTCCGAGATGTACGAGGAGGAAATGAGGGAGCTGAGGAGGCAGATAGAGGCCATCTCCAACCAGCGCGCCcgagtggaggtggagagagacaacCTGGCTGATGACCTGCAGAAAGTGAAGATGAG ACTGCAGGAGGAGGTTCATCAGAAGGAAGAGGCTGAGAGCAACCTGTCTGCCTTCAGAGCC GATGTAGACAATGCTACTCTGGCCAGGCTGGACCTGGAGAGACGCATTgagagtctgcaggaggagatcGCCTTCCTCAAGAAGATCCATGAGGAG GAAATCCATGAGCTGCAGGGCCACATGCAGGAGacccaggtccaggtccagatGGACATGTCCAAGCCCGACCTGACCGCTGCTCTGAGGGACATCCGCATGCAGTACGAGGGCATCGCCGCCAAGAACATCTCAGAGGCTGAGGAATGGTACAAGTCTAAG GTGACTGATTTGAGCCAGGCTGTGAACAAGAACAACGATGCTCTGCGTCAGTCCAAACAGGAGAGCATGGAGTACAGACACCAGATCCAGTCCTACACCTGCGAGATCGACTCACTGAAGGGCACC GATACCATCACAAGGCTGGAGGAAGACATCAACAAGATGAAG GATGATATGGCTCGCCACCTGAGAGAGTACCAGGACCTCCTCAACGTGAAGATGGCCCTTGATATTGAAATTGCCACCtacaggaagctgctggagggagaggagagcag GATCACCACCTCTGGACCCGTCCAGACTTCTTATTCCACCATTGGATTCAGAG AGACCAGTCCTGAGTCCCAGAAACAACGCTCATCAGAGGTTCACTCCAAGAAAACTGTTCTCATCAAGACCATTGAGACCCGCGACGGAGAG GTGGTCAGCGAGTCCACACAGCACCAGCAAGACATCATGTAA
- the desma gene encoding desmin a isoform X4 translates to MSKSYASSAQSASSYRRTFGSGVGSTPMSSHFSSGGGGGRSSSSHMSSRIYEAKSSAMPSYSSYRVSSGAGGAGYGSSAAVRTYSGEKLDFNLADAMNQDFLNTRTNEKAELQHLNDRFASFIEKVRFLEQQNGALTVEIEQLRGREGPGRVSEMYEEEMRELRRQIEAISNQRARVEVERDNLADDLQKVKMRLQEEVHQKEEAESNLSAFRDVDNATLARLDLERRIESLQEEIAFLKKIHEEEIHELQGHMQETQVQVQMDMSKPDLTAALRDIRMQYEGIAAKNISEAEEWYKSKVTDLSQAVNKNNDALRQSKQESMEYRHQIQSYTCEIDSLKGTNESLLRQMRDMEDRMGREATGFQDTITRLEEDINKMKDDMARHLREYQDLLNVKMALDIEIATYRKLLEGEESRITTSGPVQTSYSTIGFRETSPESQKQRSSEVHSKKTVLIKTIETRDGEVVSESTQHQQDIM, encoded by the exons ATGAGCAAGTCCTACGCCTCATCAGCCCAGTCGGCCTCCTCGTACCGCCGCACCTTCGGCTCTGGCGTCGGTTCAACCCCGATGTCTTCCCACTTctcctctggaggaggaggaggccgcaGCTCTTCAAGCCACATGTCAAGCAGAATCTACGAGGCCAAGAGCTCCGCCATGCCCTCTTATTCCAGCTACAGGGTGTCCTCCGGTGCTGGAGGGGCAGGGTACGGCTCCTCCGCCGCCGTGCGCACCTACTCCGGCGAGAAACTCGACTTCAACCTGGCCGACGCCATGAACCAGGACTTCCTCAACACAAGGACCAACGAGAAGGCCGAGCTCCAGCACCTCAACGACCGCTTTGCCAGCTTCATCGAGAAGGTGCGTTTCCTGGAGCAGCAGAATGGGGCCCTGACGGTGGAGATCGAGCAGCTGAGGGGCCGCGAGGGGCCCGGGCGCGTGTCCGAGATGTACGAGGAGGAAATGAGGGAGCTGAGGAGGCAGATAGAGGCCATCTCCAACCAGCGCGCCcgagtggaggtggagagagacaacCTGGCTGATGACCTGCAGAAAGTGAAGATGAG ACTGCAGGAGGAGGTTCATCAGAAGGAAGAGGCTGAGAGCAACCTGTCTGCCTTCAGA GATGTAGACAATGCTACTCTGGCCAGGCTGGACCTGGAGAGACGCATTgagagtctgcaggaggagatcGCCTTCCTCAAGAAGATCCATGAGGAG GAAATCCATGAGCTGCAGGGCCACATGCAGGAGacccaggtccaggtccagatGGACATGTCCAAGCCCGACCTGACCGCTGCTCTGAGGGACATCCGCATGCAGTACGAGGGCATCGCCGCCAAGAACATCTCAGAGGCTGAGGAATGGTACAAGTCTAAG GTGACTGATTTGAGCCAGGCTGTGAACAAGAACAACGATGCTCTGCGTCAGTCCAAACAGGAGAGCATGGAGTACAGACACCAGATCCAGTCCTACACCTGCGAGATCGACTCACTGAAGGGCACC AATGAGTCTCTGCTGCGCCAGATGAGAGATATGGAGGATCGCATGGGCCGTGAAGCCACTGGTTTCCAGGATACCATCACAAGGCTGGAGGAAGACATCAACAAGATGAAG GATGATATGGCTCGCCACCTGAGAGAGTACCAGGACCTCCTCAACGTGAAGATGGCCCTTGATATTGAAATTGCCACCtacaggaagctgctggagggagaggagagcag GATCACCACCTCTGGACCCGTCCAGACTTCTTATTCCACCATTGGATTCAGAG AGACCAGTCCTGAGTCCCAGAAACAACGCTCATCAGAGGTTCACTCCAAGAAAACTGTTCTCATCAAGACCATTGAGACCCGCGACGGAGAG GTGGTCAGCGAGTCCACACAGCACCAGCAAGACATCATGTAA
- the desma gene encoding desmin a isoform X7, protein MSKSYASSAQSASSYRRTFGSGVGSTPMSSHFSSGGGGGRSSSSHMSSRIYEAKSSAMPSYSSYRVSSGAGGAGYGSSAAVRTYSGEKLDFNLADAMNQDFLNTRTNEKAELQHLNDRFASFIEKVRFLEQQNGALTVEIEQLRGREGPGRVSEMYEEEMRELRRQIETQVQVQMDMSKPDLTAALRDIRMQYEGIAAKNISEAEEWYKSKVTDLSQAVNKNNDALRQSKQESMEYRHQIQSYTCEIDSLKGTNESLLRQMRDMEDRMGREATGFQDTITRLEEDINKMKDDMARHLREYQDLLNVKMALDIEIATYRKLLEGEESRITTSGPVQTSYSTIGFRETSPESQKQRSSEVHSKKTVLIKTIETRDGEVVSESTQHQQDIM, encoded by the exons ATGAGCAAGTCCTACGCCTCATCAGCCCAGTCGGCCTCCTCGTACCGCCGCACCTTCGGCTCTGGCGTCGGTTCAACCCCGATGTCTTCCCACTTctcctctggaggaggaggaggccgcaGCTCTTCAAGCCACATGTCAAGCAGAATCTACGAGGCCAAGAGCTCCGCCATGCCCTCTTATTCCAGCTACAGGGTGTCCTCCGGTGCTGGAGGGGCAGGGTACGGCTCCTCCGCCGCCGTGCGCACCTACTCCGGCGAGAAACTCGACTTCAACCTGGCCGACGCCATGAACCAGGACTTCCTCAACACAAGGACCAACGAGAAGGCCGAGCTCCAGCACCTCAACGACCGCTTTGCCAGCTTCATCGAGAAGGTGCGTTTCCTGGAGCAGCAGAATGGGGCCCTGACGGTGGAGATCGAGCAGCTGAGGGGCCGCGAGGGGCCCGGGCGCGTGTCCGAGATGTACGAGGAGGAAATGAGGGAGCTGAGGAGGCAGATAGAG acccaggtccaggtccagatGGACATGTCCAAGCCCGACCTGACCGCTGCTCTGAGGGACATCCGCATGCAGTACGAGGGCATCGCCGCCAAGAACATCTCAGAGGCTGAGGAATGGTACAAGTCTAAG GTGACTGATTTGAGCCAGGCTGTGAACAAGAACAACGATGCTCTGCGTCAGTCCAAACAGGAGAGCATGGAGTACAGACACCAGATCCAGTCCTACACCTGCGAGATCGACTCACTGAAGGGCACC AATGAGTCTCTGCTGCGCCAGATGAGAGATATGGAGGATCGCATGGGCCGTGAAGCCACTGGTTTCCAGGATACCATCACAAGGCTGGAGGAAGACATCAACAAGATGAAG GATGATATGGCTCGCCACCTGAGAGAGTACCAGGACCTCCTCAACGTGAAGATGGCCCTTGATATTGAAATTGCCACCtacaggaagctgctggagggagaggagagcag GATCACCACCTCTGGACCCGTCCAGACTTCTTATTCCACCATTGGATTCAGAG AGACCAGTCCTGAGTCCCAGAAACAACGCTCATCAGAGGTTCACTCCAAGAAAACTGTTCTCATCAAGACCATTGAGACCCGCGACGGAGAG GTGGTCAGCGAGTCCACACAGCACCAGCAAGACATCATGTAA
- the desma gene encoding desmin a isoform X1, translating into MSKSYASSAQSASSYRRTFGSGVGSTPMSSHFSSGGGGGRSSSSHMSSRIYEAKSSAMPSYSSYRVSSGAGGAGYGSSAAVRTYSGEKLDFNLADAMNQDFLNTRTNEKAELQHLNDRFASFIEKVRFLEQQNGALTVEIEQLRGREGPGRVSEMYEEEMRELRRQIEAISNQRARVEVERDNLADDLQKVKMRLQEEVHQKEEAESNLSAFRADVDNATLARLDLERRIESLQEEIAFLKKIHEEEIHELQGHMQETQVQVQMDMSKPDLTAALRDIRMQYEGIAAKNISEAEEWYKSKVTDLSQAVNKNNDALRQSKQESMEYRHQIQSYTCEIDSLKGTNESLLRQMRDMEDRMGREATGFQDTITRLEEDINKMKDDMARHLREYQDLLNVKMALDIEIATYRKLLEGEESRITTSGPVQTSYSTIGFRETSPESQKQRSSEVHSKKTVLIKTIETRDGEIKYSMSQGASAQCVVSESTQHQQDIM; encoded by the exons ATGAGCAAGTCCTACGCCTCATCAGCCCAGTCGGCCTCCTCGTACCGCCGCACCTTCGGCTCTGGCGTCGGTTCAACCCCGATGTCTTCCCACTTctcctctggaggaggaggaggccgcaGCTCTTCAAGCCACATGTCAAGCAGAATCTACGAGGCCAAGAGCTCCGCCATGCCCTCTTATTCCAGCTACAGGGTGTCCTCCGGTGCTGGAGGGGCAGGGTACGGCTCCTCCGCCGCCGTGCGCACCTACTCCGGCGAGAAACTCGACTTCAACCTGGCCGACGCCATGAACCAGGACTTCCTCAACACAAGGACCAACGAGAAGGCCGAGCTCCAGCACCTCAACGACCGCTTTGCCAGCTTCATCGAGAAGGTGCGTTTCCTGGAGCAGCAGAATGGGGCCCTGACGGTGGAGATCGAGCAGCTGAGGGGCCGCGAGGGGCCCGGGCGCGTGTCCGAGATGTACGAGGAGGAAATGAGGGAGCTGAGGAGGCAGATAGAGGCCATCTCCAACCAGCGCGCCcgagtggaggtggagagagacaacCTGGCTGATGACCTGCAGAAAGTGAAGATGAG ACTGCAGGAGGAGGTTCATCAGAAGGAAGAGGCTGAGAGCAACCTGTCTGCCTTCAGAGCC GATGTAGACAATGCTACTCTGGCCAGGCTGGACCTGGAGAGACGCATTgagagtctgcaggaggagatcGCCTTCCTCAAGAAGATCCATGAGGAG GAAATCCATGAGCTGCAGGGCCACATGCAGGAGacccaggtccaggtccagatGGACATGTCCAAGCCCGACCTGACCGCTGCTCTGAGGGACATCCGCATGCAGTACGAGGGCATCGCCGCCAAGAACATCTCAGAGGCTGAGGAATGGTACAAGTCTAAG GTGACTGATTTGAGCCAGGCTGTGAACAAGAACAACGATGCTCTGCGTCAGTCCAAACAGGAGAGCATGGAGTACAGACACCAGATCCAGTCCTACACCTGCGAGATCGACTCACTGAAGGGCACC AATGAGTCTCTGCTGCGCCAGATGAGAGATATGGAGGATCGCATGGGCCGTGAAGCCACTGGTTTCCAGGATACCATCACAAGGCTGGAGGAAGACATCAACAAGATGAAG GATGATATGGCTCGCCACCTGAGAGAGTACCAGGACCTCCTCAACGTGAAGATGGCCCTTGATATTGAAATTGCCACCtacaggaagctgctggagggagaggagagcag GATCACCACCTCTGGACCCGTCCAGACTTCTTATTCCACCATTGGATTCAGAG AGACCAGTCCTGAGTCCCAGAAACAACGCTCATCAGAGGTTCACTCCAAGAAAACTGTTCTCATCAAGACCATTGAGACCCGCGACGGAGAG ATTAAGTATTCTATGAGCCAGGGCGCTAGTGCCCAGTGT GTGGTCAGCGAGTCCACACAGCACCAGCAAGACATCATGTAA
- the desma gene encoding desmin a isoform X2: protein MSKSYASSAQSASSYRRTFGSGVGSTPMSSHFSSGGGGGRSSSSHMSSRIYEAKSSAMPSYSSYRVSSGAGGAGYGSSAAVRTYSGEKLDFNLADAMNQDFLNTRTNEKAELQHLNDRFASFIEKVRFLEQQNGALTVEIEQLRGREGPGRVSEMYEEEMRELRRQIEAISNQRARVEVERDNLADDLQKVKMRLQEEVHQKEEAESNLSAFRADVDNATLARLDLERRIESLQEEIAFLKKIHEEEIHELQGHMQETQVQVQMDMSKPDLTAALRDIRMQYEGIAAKNISEAEEWYKSKVTDLSQAVNKNNDALRQSKQESMEYRHQIQSYTCEIDSLKGTNESLLRQMRDMEDRMGREATGFQDTITRLEEDINKMKDDMARHLREYQDLLNVKMALDIEIATYRKLLEGEESRCVFAVLVPSRHHNLSEYVLAETSPESQKQRSSEVHSKKTVLIKTIETRDGEVVSESTQHQQDIM, encoded by the exons ATGAGCAAGTCCTACGCCTCATCAGCCCAGTCGGCCTCCTCGTACCGCCGCACCTTCGGCTCTGGCGTCGGTTCAACCCCGATGTCTTCCCACTTctcctctggaggaggaggaggccgcaGCTCTTCAAGCCACATGTCAAGCAGAATCTACGAGGCCAAGAGCTCCGCCATGCCCTCTTATTCCAGCTACAGGGTGTCCTCCGGTGCTGGAGGGGCAGGGTACGGCTCCTCCGCCGCCGTGCGCACCTACTCCGGCGAGAAACTCGACTTCAACCTGGCCGACGCCATGAACCAGGACTTCCTCAACACAAGGACCAACGAGAAGGCCGAGCTCCAGCACCTCAACGACCGCTTTGCCAGCTTCATCGAGAAGGTGCGTTTCCTGGAGCAGCAGAATGGGGCCCTGACGGTGGAGATCGAGCAGCTGAGGGGCCGCGAGGGGCCCGGGCGCGTGTCCGAGATGTACGAGGAGGAAATGAGGGAGCTGAGGAGGCAGATAGAGGCCATCTCCAACCAGCGCGCCcgagtggaggtggagagagacaacCTGGCTGATGACCTGCAGAAAGTGAAGATGAG ACTGCAGGAGGAGGTTCATCAGAAGGAAGAGGCTGAGAGCAACCTGTCTGCCTTCAGAGCC GATGTAGACAATGCTACTCTGGCCAGGCTGGACCTGGAGAGACGCATTgagagtctgcaggaggagatcGCCTTCCTCAAGAAGATCCATGAGGAG GAAATCCATGAGCTGCAGGGCCACATGCAGGAGacccaggtccaggtccagatGGACATGTCCAAGCCCGACCTGACCGCTGCTCTGAGGGACATCCGCATGCAGTACGAGGGCATCGCCGCCAAGAACATCTCAGAGGCTGAGGAATGGTACAAGTCTAAG GTGACTGATTTGAGCCAGGCTGTGAACAAGAACAACGATGCTCTGCGTCAGTCCAAACAGGAGAGCATGGAGTACAGACACCAGATCCAGTCCTACACCTGCGAGATCGACTCACTGAAGGGCACC AATGAGTCTCTGCTGCGCCAGATGAGAGATATGGAGGATCGCATGGGCCGTGAAGCCACTGGTTTCCAGGATACCATCACAAGGCTGGAGGAAGACATCAACAAGATGAAG GATGATATGGCTCGCCACCTGAGAGAGTACCAGGACCTCCTCAACGTGAAGATGGCCCTTGATATTGAAATTGCCACCtacaggaagctgctggagggagaggagagcaggtgtgtgtttgcagtattAGTCCCAAGCCGACATCATAAT CTGAGTGAATATGTTCTTGCAGAGACCAGTCCTGAGTCCCAGAAACAACGCTCATCAGAGGTTCACTCCAAGAAAACTGTTCTCATCAAGACCATTGAGACCCGCGACGGAGAG GTGGTCAGCGAGTCCACACAGCACCAGCAAGACATCATGTAA
- the desma gene encoding desmin a isoform X3, which produces MSKSYASSAQSASSYRRTFGSGVGSTPMSSHFSSGGGGGRSSSSHMSSRIYEAKSSAMPSYSSYRVSSGAGGAGYGSSAAVRTYSGEKLDFNLADAMNQDFLNTRTNEKAELQHLNDRFASFIEKVRFLEQQNGALTVEIEQLRGREGPGRVSEMYEEEMRELRRQIEAISNQRARVEVERDNLADDLQKVKMRLQEEVHQKEEAESNLSAFRADVDNATLARLDLERRIESLQEEIAFLKKIHEEEIHELQGHMQETQVQVQMDMSKPDLTAALRDIRMQYEGIAAKNISEAEEWYKSKVTDLSQAVNKNNDALRQSKQESMEYRHQIQSYTCEIDSLKGTNESLLRQMRDMEDRMGREATGFQDTITRLEEDINKMKDDMARHLREYQDLLNVKMALDIEIATYRKLLEGEESRITTSGPVQTSYSTIGFRETSPESQKQRSSEVHSKKTVLIKTIETRDGEVVSESTQHQQDIM; this is translated from the exons ATGAGCAAGTCCTACGCCTCATCAGCCCAGTCGGCCTCCTCGTACCGCCGCACCTTCGGCTCTGGCGTCGGTTCAACCCCGATGTCTTCCCACTTctcctctggaggaggaggaggccgcaGCTCTTCAAGCCACATGTCAAGCAGAATCTACGAGGCCAAGAGCTCCGCCATGCCCTCTTATTCCAGCTACAGGGTGTCCTCCGGTGCTGGAGGGGCAGGGTACGGCTCCTCCGCCGCCGTGCGCACCTACTCCGGCGAGAAACTCGACTTCAACCTGGCCGACGCCATGAACCAGGACTTCCTCAACACAAGGACCAACGAGAAGGCCGAGCTCCAGCACCTCAACGACCGCTTTGCCAGCTTCATCGAGAAGGTGCGTTTCCTGGAGCAGCAGAATGGGGCCCTGACGGTGGAGATCGAGCAGCTGAGGGGCCGCGAGGGGCCCGGGCGCGTGTCCGAGATGTACGAGGAGGAAATGAGGGAGCTGAGGAGGCAGATAGAGGCCATCTCCAACCAGCGCGCCcgagtggaggtggagagagacaacCTGGCTGATGACCTGCAGAAAGTGAAGATGAG ACTGCAGGAGGAGGTTCATCAGAAGGAAGAGGCTGAGAGCAACCTGTCTGCCTTCAGAGCC GATGTAGACAATGCTACTCTGGCCAGGCTGGACCTGGAGAGACGCATTgagagtctgcaggaggagatcGCCTTCCTCAAGAAGATCCATGAGGAG GAAATCCATGAGCTGCAGGGCCACATGCAGGAGacccaggtccaggtccagatGGACATGTCCAAGCCCGACCTGACCGCTGCTCTGAGGGACATCCGCATGCAGTACGAGGGCATCGCCGCCAAGAACATCTCAGAGGCTGAGGAATGGTACAAGTCTAAG GTGACTGATTTGAGCCAGGCTGTGAACAAGAACAACGATGCTCTGCGTCAGTCCAAACAGGAGAGCATGGAGTACAGACACCAGATCCAGTCCTACACCTGCGAGATCGACTCACTGAAGGGCACC AATGAGTCTCTGCTGCGCCAGATGAGAGATATGGAGGATCGCATGGGCCGTGAAGCCACTGGTTTCCAGGATACCATCACAAGGCTGGAGGAAGACATCAACAAGATGAAG GATGATATGGCTCGCCACCTGAGAGAGTACCAGGACCTCCTCAACGTGAAGATGGCCCTTGATATTGAAATTGCCACCtacaggaagctgctggagggagaggagagcag GATCACCACCTCTGGACCCGTCCAGACTTCTTATTCCACCATTGGATTCAGAG AGACCAGTCCTGAGTCCCAGAAACAACGCTCATCAGAGGTTCACTCCAAGAAAACTGTTCTCATCAAGACCATTGAGACCCGCGACGGAGAG GTGGTCAGCGAGTCCACACAGCACCAGCAAGACATCATGTAA
- the desma gene encoding desmin a isoform X8: MSKSYASSAQSASSYRRTFGSGVGSTPMSSHFSSGGGGGRSSSSHMSSRIYEAKSSAMPSYSSYRVSSGAGGAGYGSSAAVRTYSGEKLDFNLADAMNQDFLNTRTNEKAELQHLNDRFASFIEKVRFLEQQNGALTVEIEQLRGREGPGRVSEMYEEEMRELRRQIEAISNQRARVEVERDNLADDLQKVKMRLQEEVHQKEEAESNLSAFRADVDNATLARLDLERRIESLQEEIAFLKKIHEEDLLNVKMALDIEIATYRKLLEGEESRITTSGPVQTSYSTIGFRETSPESQKQRSSEVHSKKTVLIKTIETRDGEVVSESTQHQQDIM, translated from the exons ATGAGCAAGTCCTACGCCTCATCAGCCCAGTCGGCCTCCTCGTACCGCCGCACCTTCGGCTCTGGCGTCGGTTCAACCCCGATGTCTTCCCACTTctcctctggaggaggaggaggccgcaGCTCTTCAAGCCACATGTCAAGCAGAATCTACGAGGCCAAGAGCTCCGCCATGCCCTCTTATTCCAGCTACAGGGTGTCCTCCGGTGCTGGAGGGGCAGGGTACGGCTCCTCCGCCGCCGTGCGCACCTACTCCGGCGAGAAACTCGACTTCAACCTGGCCGACGCCATGAACCAGGACTTCCTCAACACAAGGACCAACGAGAAGGCCGAGCTCCAGCACCTCAACGACCGCTTTGCCAGCTTCATCGAGAAGGTGCGTTTCCTGGAGCAGCAGAATGGGGCCCTGACGGTGGAGATCGAGCAGCTGAGGGGCCGCGAGGGGCCCGGGCGCGTGTCCGAGATGTACGAGGAGGAAATGAGGGAGCTGAGGAGGCAGATAGAGGCCATCTCCAACCAGCGCGCCcgagtggaggtggagagagacaacCTGGCTGATGACCTGCAGAAAGTGAAGATGAG ACTGCAGGAGGAGGTTCATCAGAAGGAAGAGGCTGAGAGCAACCTGTCTGCCTTCAGAGCC GATGTAGACAATGCTACTCTGGCCAGGCTGGACCTGGAGAGACGCATTgagagtctgcaggaggagatcGCCTTCCTCAAGAAGATCCATGAGGAG GACCTCCTCAACGTGAAGATGGCCCTTGATATTGAAATTGCCACCtacaggaagctgctggagggagaggagagcag GATCACCACCTCTGGACCCGTCCAGACTTCTTATTCCACCATTGGATTCAGAG AGACCAGTCCTGAGTCCCAGAAACAACGCTCATCAGAGGTTCACTCCAAGAAAACTGTTCTCATCAAGACCATTGAGACCCGCGACGGAGAG GTGGTCAGCGAGTCCACACAGCACCAGCAAGACATCATGTAA